A single window of Undibacterium sp. 5I1 DNA harbors:
- a CDS encoding thiosulfate oxidation carrier protein SoxY produces MLKKFHRRHFLLKIFSTTVFSLESTSFAATTRRLFDANSPADASKLYAEKDPIEPSNQLLVDTPEISAEPGRISIRIRSELPGTDMMLIISPSIVPPVIAQFLIPVGTEADITTMIKLSGTSKIQLVVRAGGRLYSAQKEVKIAIPLNTKLLME; encoded by the coding sequence ATGCTGAAGAAATTTCACAGGCGACATTTCCTGTTAAAAATTTTTTCAACTACTGTTTTTTCTTTGGAGTCGACGTCATTTGCTGCCACAACAAGGAGGTTATTTGACGCTAACTCACCTGCTGATGCTAGCAAGCTTTATGCCGAAAAAGATCCTATCGAGCCAAGTAATCAACTGTTGGTCGATACGCCAGAAATCAGCGCCGAGCCAGGAAGAATTTCGATACGCATTCGCAGTGAATTACCTGGTACAGATATGATGTTAATCATATCTCCGTCCATAGTGCCCCCAGTAATAGCTCAGTTCCTTATTCCAGTAGGAACTGAGGCTGATATTACCACTATGATTAAATTATCAGGAACGTCAAAAATCCAACTAGTAGTGCGGGCGGGAGGTAGACTGTATTCCGCACAAAAGGAAGTTAAGATTGCTATCCCTTTAAATACTAAGCTTTTGATGGAATAG
- a CDS encoding ABC transporter ATP-binding protein translates to MSSKLMISAKGIGKAYSLSGSPFSKFLDQLRLSKAESRFWALRALDLTITKGEVVGVIGQNGSGKSTLLQIICGTLTPSCGQIEVNGRLAALLELGAGFNPEFTGWENARLNAALYGLSLQEIENKLPAIEAFADIGEFIDKPVKTYSSGMFVRLAFAVIANIDADILIIDEALAVGDVFFTQKCMRFLKEFSEQGTILFVSHDSASVVSLCNRAILLEHGQVLANGDPKTVTEYYLKNQYEKRQDKVSNANDFLISKYQEAATNTLTASEHDFGVGGVIILSCILVNDENLPVLQINGETSVQLDICVEANRLIEHPLVGFSVKDRLGQVLFGGNSEQFNMKLPVIKAGQKLVTSFYFRIPGLTLGDYMISVAAGEGSARDHVMHHWVHEAYPFRSTLAVQSGMIEIYPDQGQFNLVEPK, encoded by the coding sequence ATGTCCTCTAAGCTTATGATTTCTGCCAAAGGAATTGGGAAAGCATATTCCCTATCGGGCAGCCCATTTAGCAAATTTTTAGATCAATTAAGGCTATCAAAAGCGGAAAGCCGTTTCTGGGCGTTAAGGGCGCTAGACCTCACAATAACAAAAGGAGAAGTTGTCGGTGTTATCGGCCAAAATGGTTCTGGCAAGTCCACGTTATTGCAAATTATTTGCGGGACACTGACACCGTCATGCGGGCAAATTGAGGTTAATGGGCGGTTAGCAGCTTTGCTTGAACTGGGGGCTGGATTTAATCCTGAATTCACTGGCTGGGAAAATGCACGCCTTAATGCTGCTTTGTACGGATTAAGCCTACAAGAAATCGAAAATAAATTGCCCGCCATAGAAGCTTTTGCAGACATTGGCGAATTCATTGACAAGCCAGTTAAAACATATTCTAGCGGAATGTTTGTCAGGCTTGCCTTTGCAGTTATCGCAAATATCGATGCTGACATTTTAATTATTGATGAAGCGCTAGCGGTGGGTGACGTATTTTTTACCCAAAAATGCATGCGCTTCCTTAAAGAATTCTCAGAACAAGGGACTATCCTGTTCGTGAGTCATGATAGCGCCAGCGTGGTTAGTTTATGTAATAGAGCCATCCTCTTAGAGCACGGGCAAGTCTTGGCCAATGGAGACCCCAAAACAGTAACCGAATATTATCTGAAAAATCAATATGAGAAGAGACAAGACAAAGTAAGTAATGCTAACGACTTTTTAATATCTAAATATCAAGAAGCTGCTACAAATACTTTAACAGCATCGGAGCATGACTTCGGCGTTGGTGGGGTCATTATCCTGTCTTGTATTTTAGTAAATGATGAAAATTTGCCAGTTTTGCAAATCAACGGAGAGACAAGCGTTCAGCTAGATATCTGCGTAGAGGCGAACCGATTAATTGAACATCCATTGGTTGGGTTTTCGGTTAAAGATCGTTTAGGTCAGGTCTTATTTGGCGGTAATTCTGAACAGTTCAATATGAAATTACCTGTTATAAAAGCCGGCCAAAAACTTGTAACATCTTTTTATTTCCGCATTCCTGGTTTAACATTGGGCGACTATATGATTAGTGTTGCAGCTGGCGAAGGTTCAGCACGAGATCATGTGATGCACCATTGGGTTCACGAAGCGTACCCTTTCCGCTCTACGCTGGCAGTGCAAAGTGGGATGATAGAAATATACCCAGACCAAGGACAATTCAACTTAGTTGAGCCAAAATGA
- the wecB gene encoding non-hydrolyzing UDP-N-acetylglucosamine 2-epimerase, with the protein MKKIICVVGTRPEAIKMAPVIKRLSQESWVDVKVLATAQHRQMLDQVLQLFEIVPDRDLNVMQPNQTLSSLTAKLLTELDTVFKEERPDAVLAQGDTTTVMSVALSCFYHRIPFGHIEAGLRTGDIWNPYPEEMNRIVAGRLAKWHFAPTEGSRQNLIREGILSEDIHLTGNTVIDALLDVVKRDEINHVSLANLDSNKRLILVTSHRRENFGEPFQEICKAIIHLVENNPDVEVLYPVHPNPNIQTMAHQLLGNNSRIHLCSPLDYLPFVAAMKRAFLILSDSGGVQEEAPALAKPVLVLRRETERPEAVEQGVVKLVGTDFNTIVSEAQRLLDDPVYYKQVARGVSPYGDGLASERITEVLKKAFSV; encoded by the coding sequence ATGAAAAAAATAATTTGCGTGGTTGGTACGCGACCAGAAGCTATCAAAATGGCGCCAGTAATTAAGCGCCTGTCTCAAGAGTCTTGGGTTGACGTGAAAGTGCTAGCTACGGCGCAGCATCGCCAAATGCTGGATCAAGTTCTGCAATTGTTTGAAATCGTTCCTGACCGTGATTTGAATGTGATGCAACCAAATCAAACACTATCTTCTCTAACCGCAAAATTATTGACAGAGCTTGATACAGTCTTCAAAGAAGAACGGCCTGATGCGGTCTTAGCGCAAGGTGACACAACGACGGTAATGAGTGTTGCACTCAGTTGCTTCTATCATCGTATTCCATTTGGACATATTGAGGCGGGCTTAAGAACTGGCGACATTTGGAATCCCTACCCAGAAGAGATGAATAGAATTGTTGCTGGGCGTTTGGCAAAATGGCACTTTGCGCCTACAGAAGGTTCACGTCAGAATTTAATACGGGAAGGCATTTTGAGCGAGGACATCCACTTAACTGGTAATACAGTAATTGATGCGTTACTGGATGTAGTGAAGCGAGATGAAATAAATCACGTATCACTGGCAAATCTGGACAGTAACAAACGTCTGATTTTAGTGACGTCGCACCGACGTGAAAATTTTGGTGAGCCGTTTCAAGAAATTTGTAAAGCGATCATCCATTTGGTCGAAAATAATCCAGATGTAGAAGTACTGTATCCAGTGCATCCGAATCCAAATATCCAAACGATGGCTCACCAGTTATTAGGTAATAACTCGCGTATTCATTTGTGTTCTCCTTTGGATTACTTGCCGTTTGTGGCAGCGATGAAACGAGCTTTTCTTATATTGAGCGATTCTGGTGGGGTTCAAGAAGAAGCGCCAGCACTAGCTAAGCCTGTGTTGGTATTAAGACGTGAGACAGAGCGTCCAGAGGCGGTAGAACAAGGCGTAGTTAAATTAGTAGGCACTGATTTTAATACGATCGTAAGCGAGGCTCAACGTCTTCTTGACGACCCTGTTTATTACAAACAAGTAGCCAGAGGGGTGTCCCCTTATGGAGATGGGCTCGCAAGCGAAAGAATTACCGAAGTGCTGAAAAAAGCTTTCAGCGTATAG
- a CDS encoding ABC transporter permease, producing the protein MISTASIFHNLSSPWLSLWQHRVLLGQLCKRDLTSKYKGSMLGLIWSFLLPLMMLAIYAFVFGEVFKSRWGTAPAPTTLSEKLSFALILYVGLIVFNWLAECLSKSPTIILSNINYVKRVVFPLEVLPMIPVIVGAFHFLMSFTVFACFVLFSPLEITVYWLAMPLLLIPYLLCLAGITWFLASIGAYFRDLEQVIPALTSALMFLSPVFYSISALPEAFQSWLMMNPLTFIIEAMRNLLFWHKLPDLFSWLVLYCMSLIMFYVGYFSFNILRRGFADVL; encoded by the coding sequence ATGATTTCTACTGCTTCAATTTTTCACAACTTGAGTTCTCCATGGCTTAGCTTATGGCAACATCGTGTCTTACTAGGGCAACTCTGCAAGAGAGATTTAACATCTAAGTACAAAGGCTCAATGCTGGGTCTGATTTGGTCATTCCTACTCCCCCTAATGATGCTGGCGATCTATGCTTTCGTTTTCGGTGAGGTTTTTAAATCACGATGGGGAACTGCCCCAGCACCAACTACCTTGTCGGAAAAATTAAGCTTTGCTTTAATTTTATATGTTGGATTAATTGTATTTAATTGGCTTGCGGAATGCCTGTCAAAGTCTCCGACGATTATTTTAAGCAATATTAACTATGTAAAAAGAGTAGTTTTTCCGTTAGAGGTATTGCCAATGATTCCTGTAATTGTTGGTGCCTTCCATTTTTTGATGAGTTTCACCGTATTTGCCTGCTTTGTCTTGTTTTCACCGCTTGAAATTACAGTGTATTGGCTCGCTATGCCCCTGTTGCTAATTCCCTACTTGTTGTGTCTAGCCGGAATCACATGGTTTTTAGCCTCGATCGGAGCCTATTTCCGCGACCTCGAACAAGTTATACCTGCACTAACAAGTGCGTTGATGTTTTTAAGTCCGGTTTTCTATTCCATAAGCGCACTACCAGAGGCTTTTCAATCATGGCTAATGATGAATCCTTTAACATTTATAATAGAAGCCATGCGAAATTTGCTATTTTGGCACAAATTACCGGATTTATTCTCGTGGTTGGTCCTTTATTGCATGTCCTTAATTATGTTTTATGTCGGATATTTTAGTTTCAACATTTTAAGAAGAGGATTTGCTGATGTCCTCTAA
- a CDS encoding glycosyltransferase has product MKTNTNNIMSVAQRYSYDINIDERTAAAEVVRLTGKNKRVLELGPGPGTILRYLERHSHCLVSAVELDPECVASLQRVCDIAVEGDLDKNDWLNKFQGQQFDVIIAADVLEHLKNPWQCLENARTLLAPTGFIIISIPNVGHNSILASLISGRFPYQPRGLLDRTHLRFFTRHDFEKALLATGFLPSEWHAINMLPESAELGHNWLDLSQSQQAMLNANPYGNDYQYVVKAFASTEAGTVARAESLNDETRAINTRQLEELQRLKDTLSKTEDVAKTALDKIAEQVDLYQKQENHYSELVTQLKNNLESANYEEKTAKEKISQQIALYKKQEDHYSEVVAQLTRELESVSAQEKAAQEKIAQQVGLYQQQENQYSEIVTQLKRELESVSAQEKAAQEKIAQQVILYQQQENHYSDLVSQLKRELESVNIQEKNTQTKITQLLELHQQQENQYIEKINHQVELYQQQENYYSEQIAKLSLDLATLDEQEKIGQTKFAEQVGLYQQQKSYYSELVSQLKHDLETLDAQEKAAQEKIVLQVDLHQEQENHYSELVSRLKHDLETRTTQEKIAQEKIAQQLGLYQLQENYYAELVNQLKSDLSNLDVQEKAAQEKIVHQVDLYQQQEDHYAGLVKQLQDELELLAASEKDSQEKIIHLISINQQQETHYATLVTNLNQNLEVLRVQEQAAQEKIVHLVALYQQQESQYAEKIARQVEMYQQQETHYVGRITQLKQDLEKLGDQEIRAQAKIAELVALFQQQEEQYVGEVAEQTNLGQQQKAHFTELVAELKLKIETAITEEKVVQEKFAQQLSTYQEQEACHLELIAKLKHDIGTLEIKEKLSQEKIATQADMYEQQDDQYSELVYQLIEELDELHAQEKLAQEKFSQQVALHEQQETHYARLIAQLKSDFEAVILREESAQEKITQQVALYEQQENHYSAIVSQLNSNLASINLQEKSAQEKIAQQVVLYQQQEDHYAGLVSELKGQLNTISSCESAAQEKILALVNMYQQQQDHYSALAFKLTQDLASSTAENQNLHQLQIANTNYLNDLSGQLQNANRRIEELWASTSWRLTRPLRWIKKIGGQSQSQGLRSKLRDTYRILPYPVQSALDKVGMTGYFRNLALPTETAVTLLPPPSMQRVESHFVPLSINQNKAQNSIIIEPEDVFFWGVIDWHFRFQRPQQLALGFAKRQHRVFYVSSELINDEKSGFKIDAIPEHPNVFQIRFHANNAAPIYTSHASGALLHQLQQGLAQLLIYASTKNAISVVQHPYWLPLARSLPNSHMAYDCMDHHEGFGDSPPDAIAAERALMRESDTLIVTSDWLYDIAKDKNKNISIVRNACEFEHFNQPPETRFEDPEHRKIIGYFGAIADWFDCVIIEKLAAALPDCLILLVGNDTCGAAKKFSRFNNIKMTGEVSYKTLPYYLYSFDVCLLPFQIIDLTLATNPVKVYEYMCSGKPIVSVNLPELKDMDKLVYLAKDTQEFINMCVKALEEPANANVRRKRVKFASEQTWVHRAQEFELALEKSIPPLVSIVVVTYNNLDLTKLCLNSIDANTTGVRYEIIIVDNASSDGSPEYLRQFAENRGDVKLILNDDNTGFSKANNQGLAAAKGDYLVVLNNDTVVTMGWAAGLLRHCKKDSTIGLIGPVTNNIGNEAKINIDYASLDEMPAKAKEYTLAHLGESFDIHTLAFFCVMITREAYEKIGGLDEAFGLGFFEDDDYCRRIEQAGHRIVCVDDVFIHHNLSASFNKLGQERKQELFVRNKAIYEAKWGTWIPHTYRL; this is encoded by the coding sequence ATGAAGACCAATACAAATAACATCATGTCGGTAGCGCAACGCTATTCCTATGACATTAATATTGATGAACGGACTGCGGCTGCGGAAGTCGTTCGCCTAACGGGTAAAAATAAACGTGTATTGGAGCTAGGGCCTGGGCCTGGAACTATATTGCGTTATCTGGAGCGACATTCTCATTGCCTTGTGAGTGCAGTCGAGCTTGATCCTGAATGTGTTGCTTCTCTGCAGAGGGTATGCGACATCGCAGTTGAAGGTGATTTAGATAAAAATGATTGGCTCAATAAATTTCAAGGTCAACAATTTGACGTAATTATTGCCGCTGATGTGCTTGAGCACTTAAAAAATCCATGGCAATGCCTGGAGAATGCGCGCACGCTTTTAGCTCCTACTGGCTTCATTATTATTTCTATTCCCAATGTTGGTCATAATTCGATATTGGCTTCGCTGATTAGCGGCCGGTTTCCATATCAACCAAGAGGGCTATTAGATCGGACGCACTTGCGTTTCTTTACGCGTCACGATTTTGAAAAAGCACTTTTAGCTACTGGCTTTTTACCTAGCGAATGGCATGCGATTAATATGCTCCCTGAGTCAGCTGAATTAGGTCATAACTGGCTTGATCTTAGCCAGTCACAACAGGCAATGCTAAATGCAAATCCTTACGGGAACGATTACCAATATGTTGTGAAAGCTTTTGCGAGTACAGAGGCTGGGACAGTTGCAAGAGCTGAGTCATTGAATGATGAAACGCGCGCTATCAATACTCGACAACTTGAGGAGTTGCAACGCCTCAAAGACACTTTATCTAAAACTGAGGACGTGGCAAAGACCGCCCTCGACAAAATTGCAGAACAAGTTGATTTGTACCAAAAGCAAGAAAATCATTACTCAGAGCTTGTCACTCAGCTGAAAAACAACCTTGAGTCAGCGAACTATGAAGAAAAAACTGCTAAAGAAAAAATTTCTCAACAGATAGCCTTATATAAAAAGCAAGAAGACCACTATTCTGAAGTTGTCGCTCAACTTACACGCGAATTAGAGTCCGTCAGCGCGCAGGAAAAAGCCGCTCAGGAAAAAATCGCTCAACAAGTAGGTTTATATCAACAACAAGAAAATCAATACTCTGAGATCGTCACTCAACTGAAACGCGAATTAGAGTCCGTCAGCGCGCAGGAGAAAGCCGCTCAGGAAAAAATCGCTCAACAAGTAATCCTGTATCAACAACAAGAGAACCATTACTCAGATCTTGTATCACAACTCAAACGAGAACTTGAATCAGTCAATATTCAAGAAAAAAATACTCAAACAAAAATAACTCAACTGCTTGAATTGCATCAACAGCAAGAAAATCAATATATTGAGAAGATTAATCACCAAGTAGAATTGTATCAACAACAGGAAAACTATTATTCTGAACAAATCGCCAAACTAAGCTTAGATCTTGCAACATTGGACGAACAAGAGAAAATCGGGCAAACAAAATTTGCAGAACAAGTGGGCTTATATCAGCAACAGAAAAGTTACTATTCGGAATTAGTATCTCAGCTTAAACACGATCTCGAAACATTAGATGCTCAAGAAAAAGCAGCGCAAGAAAAAATTGTTTTACAGGTAGATTTGCATCAAGAGCAAGAAAATCATTATTCTGAGCTGGTTTCTAGACTAAAGCATGACTTAGAGACAAGAACTACGCAAGAAAAAATTGCTCAAGAAAAAATTGCTCAGCAGCTTGGTTTGTACCAATTGCAGGAGAACTACTATGCGGAGCTAGTTAATCAGCTTAAATCTGATCTTTCAAACTTAGACGTACAAGAAAAAGCAGCACAAGAAAAAATTGTCCATCAAGTTGATTTATACCAACAACAAGAAGATCATTACGCTGGTCTTGTAAAGCAACTCCAGGACGAGCTTGAGTTATTAGCTGCTAGCGAAAAAGACTCTCAAGAAAAAATTATTCATCTTATTTCTATTAACCAACAGCAAGAAACTCATTACGCAACACTTGTGACAAACCTAAACCAAAATCTTGAAGTACTAAGAGTGCAAGAGCAGGCTGCTCAAGAAAAAATTGTTCACTTAGTTGCCTTGTATCAGCAACAGGAAAGCCAGTACGCTGAAAAAATAGCGCGCCAAGTTGAAATGTATCAACAGCAGGAGACTCATTATGTTGGGCGTATTACACAACTTAAGCAGGACCTAGAAAAATTAGGAGATCAAGAAATTAGGGCTCAGGCAAAAATTGCAGAGTTAGTTGCGCTGTTTCAACAACAAGAAGAACAATATGTCGGAGAAGTTGCCGAGCAAACTAATTTGGGCCAACAACAAAAAGCCCATTTCACAGAATTAGTAGCTGAACTCAAGCTTAAAATTGAGACTGCAATCACCGAGGAAAAAGTAGTTCAGGAAAAATTTGCGCAACAATTAAGCACATACCAAGAGCAAGAAGCTTGTCATCTTGAGTTAATAGCGAAGCTTAAACACGACATAGGCACACTTGAAATTAAAGAGAAGCTATCTCAAGAGAAAATTGCAACGCAGGCTGATATGTATGAGCAACAAGATGACCAATACTCTGAATTGGTTTATCAACTCATAGAGGAGCTTGACGAATTACATGCTCAAGAGAAGTTGGCACAAGAAAAATTTTCTCAGCAAGTAGCCTTACACGAGCAACAAGAAACCCACTACGCTAGGCTCATAGCGCAACTCAAATCCGATTTTGAAGCAGTGATTTTGAGAGAGGAATCTGCGCAGGAAAAAATTACCCAGCAAGTAGCTTTGTATGAACAACAAGAAAATCATTATTCAGCGATTGTTTCTCAACTTAATTCGAATCTTGCCTCAATCAACTTACAAGAAAAATCTGCACAAGAAAAAATTGCTCAGCAAGTAGTTCTATATCAGCAACAGGAAGACCATTATGCCGGACTTGTTTCTGAGCTTAAAGGGCAATTAAATACAATCAGCTCTTGTGAAAGTGCGGCCCAAGAAAAAATCCTGGCTTTAGTAAATATGTATCAGCAGCAGCAAGATCATTATTCTGCGCTTGCGTTTAAACTGACTCAAGACCTTGCATCGTCGACAGCTGAAAATCAAAATTTGCATCAGTTGCAAATTGCAAATACTAATTATTTAAATGATTTAAGTGGGCAACTTCAGAATGCTAACAGACGCATAGAGGAGTTGTGGGCATCTACCTCGTGGCGCTTGACTCGACCACTCAGGTGGATAAAAAAAATTGGTGGGCAATCTCAGTCTCAAGGCTTACGCTCTAAATTACGTGATACTTATCGCATACTTCCTTACCCTGTACAGTCTGCACTTGATAAAGTCGGAATGACAGGTTATTTTAGAAATTTGGCTTTACCAACTGAAACGGCTGTAACACTGTTACCTCCTCCTTCTATGCAACGGGTGGAAAGCCATTTTGTTCCGTTATCGATAAACCAGAACAAAGCACAAAACTCAATTATTATTGAACCTGAGGATGTCTTCTTTTGGGGGGTAATTGACTGGCATTTCCGCTTCCAGAGACCACAGCAACTCGCACTAGGTTTTGCGAAGCGTCAGCATAGAGTTTTCTATGTTAGTTCTGAACTAATCAACGACGAAAAGTCGGGCTTTAAGATTGATGCTATTCCAGAGCATCCAAATGTATTCCAGATTCGTTTTCATGCAAATAATGCCGCTCCCATTTACACATCTCATGCAAGTGGTGCGCTTTTACATCAATTACAGCAAGGACTAGCACAACTTTTAATATACGCATCTACTAAAAATGCTATTTCTGTTGTACAACATCCATACTGGTTACCACTAGCGCGTAGTCTACCTAACAGTCATATGGCCTACGACTGCATGGATCATCATGAGGGATTTGGTGACTCGCCACCAGACGCCATTGCTGCTGAACGCGCTCTTATGCGAGAGTCTGATACCTTAATTGTTACATCAGACTGGCTGTATGACATTGCAAAAGATAAAAATAAAAATATTTCTATCGTACGTAATGCATGTGAATTTGAACACTTTAATCAACCACCTGAAACTCGGTTTGAAGATCCAGAACATAGGAAAATCATAGGCTATTTTGGTGCTATAGCGGATTGGTTCGATTGTGTAATCATAGAAAAACTCGCGGCTGCTTTACCCGACTGCTTAATTTTACTAGTCGGGAATGACACCTGTGGAGCAGCAAAAAAATTCAGCCGATTTAACAATATAAAGATGACAGGCGAGGTATCTTATAAAACTTTGCCATATTATTTATATTCTTTTGATGTTTGTCTTTTGCCATTCCAAATCATCGACCTCACACTAGCAACTAATCCGGTGAAGGTGTACGAGTACATGTGCTCTGGCAAACCAATTGTAAGTGTGAATTTACCTGAGCTAAAAGATATGGATAAATTAGTTTATCTTGCAAAGGATACTCAAGAATTTATCAACATGTGCGTTAAGGCCTTAGAAGAACCCGCTAATGCTAATGTTCGTAGAAAACGAGTCAAATTTGCTAGTGAACAAACTTGGGTTCATCGCGCTCAAGAGTTTGAATTAGCCTTAGAAAAAAGTATTCCGCCCTTAGTGAGTATTGTTGTCGTCACATATAATAATTTAGATTTGACAAAACTATGCTTGAATAGCATAGACGCAAATACGACTGGCGTGCGTTATGAAATCATTATTGTTGATAACGCATCATCTGATGGCTCACCAGAATATTTAAGGCAATTTGCCGAAAACCGAGGTGACGTTAAGCTTATTCTTAACGACGATAATACTGGATTCTCAAAAGCTAATAATCAAGGACTTGCAGCAGCTAAAGGTGATTATCTTGTGGTTTTAAATAATGACACCGTGGTGACTATGGGCTGGGCGGCAGGTTTGTTACGTCATTGCAAAAAAGATAGCACTATTGGTCTCATTGGCCCTGTCACTAATAATATTGGCAACGAAGCGAAAATTAATATTGATTATGCCTCACTGGATGAAATGCCGGCAAAAGCAAAAGAATATACTTTGGCGCATTTAGGTGAATCTTTTGATATTCATACCCTCGCATTTTTCTGCGTCATGATTACACGAGAAGCTTATGAAAAAATCGGCGGATTAGATGAGGCGTTTGGCCTTGGCTTTTTTGAGGATGATGATTATTGCCGTCGAATTGAGCAAGCCGGACATAGAATAGTTTGTGTAGATGATGTGTTTATTCATCATAATTTATCGGCCTCATTCAATAAACTAGGACAAGAGCGAAAGCAAGAATTATTTGTACGAAACAAAGCGATTTATGAAGCAAAATGGGGCACATGGATTCCGCATACCTATAGACTATGA
- a CDS encoding thiosulfate oxidation carrier complex protein SoxZ translates to MIMVKFQRQDQYLELSLVIDNPFRDDSLLQAKSGKVNYRFFLQELIVSINDRTLFSAQFNPSMAAQPLLKFRAKHVLKNDVVNVAWQDNLGKSGLEKFKVTV, encoded by the coding sequence ATGATAATGGTTAAATTTCAGCGACAGGATCAATATCTAGAGTTGTCTTTGGTTATAGACAATCCATTTCGCGATGACAGCTTATTGCAAGCAAAGTCAGGAAAAGTAAATTATCGTTTTTTTTTGCAAGAGTTAATTGTCAGTATAAATGACAGAACGTTATTTTCAGCTCAATTTAATCCTTCAATGGCAGCCCAGCCCTTGCTTAAGTTTAGAGCCAAGCATGTGTTGAAAAATGATGTAGTCAATGTAGCGTGGCAAGATAATTTAGGTAAATCCGGCTTAGAAAAATTTAAAGTCACCGTTTAA